The Streptomyces sp. R28 region GACGGCCGTACGCCCACCCTCGCCTTCGACGCGGGCGGCTTCCAGGCGGCGGGCGCCGTCCGCGCCACCCCGCACGACCTGCTGACGTTCCTCGAAGCCCACCTCGACCCGGACGGCTCCCCGTCGGCCGACGCCCTGCGGGCGGTGCGCACCCCCGTGCTCCGACGTGGCCCGGGACACCGGCACGTGCACACGATGGCGTGGTTCCGGCATCCCACGAACGGTGGACCGATGTACTTCCACAGCGGGGCGACCCTCGGCCAGCAGGCCTTCCTGGGCTTCCGGCCGGACACCGGCACGGCCCTGGTCGCCCTGTGCACCCGCCGCTTCCGCGCCCGCGACCCCTTCGTCGCCACCGCGTACGCGCTCCTCGCGGAGGAGTAGTCCCCGCGGAGCGGCCGGTGCGGAGCCGAGCCCCGCACCGGAAGAGTCCTACGGCGTATGGCTCCTAGGACCTGTGACTCCCAGGACGTACGACTCCTACAACCGCTGCCACAGGGCCGGAGTGGAACTCGGCGACCACGCGCCCTGCGCCTGGTGGGTCTGCACGCACTGGTAGCGCACGCCCGCGTGGGTCACCGTCGTGCCGGCCTCGTAGACGCGGCCCGCGGCCCATGTCTCCGCCGCGTCGTTGTCCTCCGGAGCGGGAGTTCCGGCCTGGCCGGACGCGGTCTTCAGGACGAGCCCGAATTCGCTGAGGATCGGGTTGATCGGCTGGTAGAAGGTAGTCCCGCCGTCCGTGCAGTCGCCTGAGCCGCCCGAAGTCACGCCCTGTGCCTGGGAGCCCGAGACGTACGGGCCGCCGGAGTCACCCGGCTCGGCGCACACGGTCGTCTCGGTCACGCCGTTCACGGTGCCCTGGGAGTAGCTGACACTCGTGTCGTGCTGCTCGATGGTGCCGCAGTGCCAACCGGTGGTGGAACCGGAGCGGCAGATCGACGCCCCGACGAGCGCCTGGACCGAGCCGGCGACCTGCGTCCGCTCGCCGTCCTCGCCCTCCACGTCGGCCGTGGCGGTCCAGCCGCTGTTGACGCCTACCCAGGACATGTCCTTGCCGGGGAACGTGGAGGCCTGGAACGTGCCCTGTTCGGCCATGTTGGAGCCCGCGGTCGTGTCGCCCTTGGTCCCGCAGTGGCCCGCCGAGGCGAAGCCCTGCTGCTGGTCCTTGGTGACGGAGAAGCCGATGGAGCAGCGGGCGGTGCCCTCGATGTAGTAGGCGTCGCCGCCGACGAGGTCCGCCAGCAGCCGGGGCCGTTGCGCCGACAGGCGGACGCCGACGCCCTTGCCCTGGAGGCCGGCGGCCTTGATGAAGGCGGTGGCGGCCGAGCGCTTGGTCGCCTGGACGACGACCCGGTTCGTGGGTACGTCGACGTACCAGACCGGTGTGTCGCGCGTCTTGACGCGGGCGGCGGCCGTGTCCAACTCCTTCTTGACGGCCTGGAGTTCGGCCAACGGCTGCTTGACGACCGCGGCCTGCGCGCCCTGGGCCTTGATGGCGGACACGTCGGCGGCGTGCGTGGTCGCGACGGTGAGCTCCGCGGAGGTCGCCCCCCGCAGCCAGGCCCCCGCGAAGTGCTCGCCCAGGGCGTTGCGCAGGCGTCCCGCGCGGACGCCCGCCTCCGCCTCGTTGACCAGCCGCTCGGCCGCCTGACCGGGCTTCAGCTTCAGGTCACGCTCCAGGGCGCGCAGCACCGCCGCCGACGGCCGGTCGGCGCCGAGCGTCTGTGCGGCGGTGGACGCGGGCGGCGGGTCGGCCGCGGCGGCCGAGGTGACCCCGGTGAGGACGAGTGCGCCGAGAGCGGTCAGGGCGGCGCCGCGGCGACCTGCCGCGGTATGTCTGCCGAGCATGCGATGTACCTCCATCGAGTACGAGTGGGATGTCGACCAGCTCAAGGCCTTGACGGAAAGGCGTGCACCGATGCCGTGAGAGACGTTTTTTCGCGCTTTGGGGGGCTCCGAGTGGTGCCATGTGCATCACTCGGAGCCCCCCGGCCCCCGCTCCCGTGCGGGACACCAGACTTTCATCGTTCGTTTTCTTGAATGATTCGTGTTTAGCGAGGTAGGTTGTCCCCATGACCGCATCCCAGACCCCGACCCCAGCCGAGGAGCTGCGCGGTGCCGGCCTGCGGGTGACCGCCGCGCGTGTCGCGCTGCTGGAGGCTGTCCGGGCCGGTGACCACCTCGGCGTCGAGGCCATCGCCTCCGGGGTGCGTGATCGCGTAGGCCATGTCTCCCTGCAGGCCGTGTACGAGGGCCTCCACGCACTCACCGCGGCGGGACTCATCCGCCGTATCGAACCGGCCGGCAGTCCGGCCCGGTTCGAGGGTCGTGTCGGCGACAACCACCACCACGTCGTGTGCCGGTCGTGCGGTGTCGTCGCCGACGTCGACTGCGAGGTCGGCGAGGCGCCGTGTCTGACCGCGTCCGACGACCACGGCTTCGCCATCGACGAGGCCGAGGTCATCTACTGGGGCCTGTGCCCCGACTGTTCCACCGCCAGCAGTGCACCCCAAGCACTGTGAATCACCTAGTTCGGAAGGTTTCCCATGGCTGAGAACCCCGATGCGATCGTTACTGACGCGAAGACGGAGGGCGCCGGTGGCTGCCCCGTCGCGCACGATCGCGCCCCCCACCCGACGCAGGGCGGTGGCAACCGTCAGTGGTGGCCGGAGCGGCTCAACCTGAAGATCCTGGCCAAGGACCCTGTCGTCGCGAACCCGCTCGGCGGGGAGTTCGACTACGCCGAGGCGTTCCAGGCCCTTGACCTGGCGGCCGTGAAACAGGACATCGCCGAGGTGCTGACCACCTCGCAGGACTGGTGGCCCGCCGACTTCGGCAACTACGGCCCGCTGATGGTCCGTATGGCCTGGCACAGCGCCGGCACCTACCGCATCAGCGACGGCCGCGGCGGTGGCGGCCGTGGTCAGCAGCGCTTCGCGCCGCTGAACAGCTGGCCGGACAACGGCAACCTCGACAAGGCCCGCCGTCTGCTGTGGCCGGTCAAGAAGAAGTACGGCCAGTCCATCTCCTGGGCCGACCTCATGATCCTCACGGGTAACGTCGCCCTGGAGCAGATGGGCTTCGAGACCTTCGGCTTCGGCGGCGGCCGCGCCGACGTCTGGGAGGCCGACGAGGACGTCTACTGGGGCCCCGAGACCACCTGGCTCGACGACCAGCGCTACACCGGCGACCGCGAGCTGGAGAACCCGCTCGGCGCCGTCCAGATGGGCCTCATCTACGTCAACCCCGAGGGCCCCAACGGCAACCCGGACCCGCTGGCCGCGGCCCGCGACATCCGCGAGACGTTCCGCCGCATGGCGATGAACGACGAGGAGACCGTCGCCCTCATCGCCGGTGGTCACACCTTCGGCAAGACCCACGGCGCCGGCCCGGCCGACCACGTCGGCAACGACCCCGAGGCCGCCTCCATGGAGGAGCAGGGCCTGGGCTGGAAGTCCACCTACGGCACCGGTAAGGGCGGCGACGCCATCACCTCCGGTCTCGAGGTCACCTGGACCACCAAGCCCACCCAGTGGAGCAACGACTTCTTCGACATCCTCTTCGGCTACGAGTGGGAGCTCACCCAGAGCCCCGCCGGCGCCAACCAGTGGGTGGCCAAGGACTCCGAGGAGATCATCCCCGACGCGCACGACGCGTCGAAGAAGCGTCGGCCCACGATGCTCACCACCGACCTCTCGCTGCGCTTCGACCCGATCTACGGTGAGATCTCGAAGCGTTTCCACGAGAACCCGGACCAGTTCGCGGACGCCTTCGCCCGCGCCTGGTACAAGCTGACCCACCGTGACATGGGCCCGAAGTCCCTGTACCTCGGCCCGGAGGTCCCGGCGGAGACGCTGCTGTGGCAGGACCCGCTGCCGCAGGCCGAGGGCGAGACCATCGACGCCGCCGACGTCACGGCCCTGAAGGCCAAGCTCCTCGACTCGGGCCTGACGGTCTCGCAGCTGGTCTCCACCGCGTGGGCGTCGGCCTCGACGTTCCGCGGCAGCGACAAGCGCGGCGGTGCCAACGGCGCCCGTATCCGCCTGGAGCCGCAGCGCGGCTGGGCGGTCAACGACCCGGACGAGCTCGCCCAGGTCCTGCGCGTCCTCGAGGGCGTCCAGGCCGAGTTCAACTCCGGCGCCAAGAAGGTCTCCCTGGCCGACCTGATCGTCCTCGGCGGTGCCGCCGGTGTCGAGAAGGCCGCCAAGGACGCCGGCGTCGACGTGGAGGTCCCCTTCACGCCGGGCCGTGTGGACGCCACCGAGGAGCACACCGACGTGGAGTCCTTCGCCGCGCTGGAGCCGACCTCGGACGGCTTCCGCAACTACCTCGGCAAGGGCAACCGCCTGCCGGCCGAGTACCTGCTGCTCGACCGTGCCAACCTGCTCACCCTGAGCGCCCCCGAGCTGACCGTCCTCGTCGGCGGCCTGCGCGTCCTCGGCGCCAACCAGGGCGGCTCGACGCACGGCGTCTTCACCGACACCCCGGGCAAGCTGACCAACGACTTCTTCGTCAACCTGCTCGACCTGGGCACGGAGTGGAAGTCGACCTCCTCGGACCAGACCACCTTCGAGGGCCGCGACGCCGCCACGGGCGAGCTGAAGTGGACCGGCACCCGTGCCGACCTCGTCTTCGGCTCGAACTCCGAGCTGCGCGCGCTCGCGGAGGTCTACGCGAGCGACGACGCGAAGGAG contains the following coding sequences:
- a CDS encoding Fur family transcriptional regulator, yielding MTASQTPTPAEELRGAGLRVTAARVALLEAVRAGDHLGVEAIASGVRDRVGHVSLQAVYEGLHALTAAGLIRRIEPAGSPARFEGRVGDNHHHVVCRSCGVVADVDCEVGEAPCLTASDDHGFAIDEAEVIYWGLCPDCSTASSAPQAL
- the katG gene encoding catalase/peroxidase HPI, yielding MAENPDAIVTDAKTEGAGGCPVAHDRAPHPTQGGGNRQWWPERLNLKILAKDPVVANPLGGEFDYAEAFQALDLAAVKQDIAEVLTTSQDWWPADFGNYGPLMVRMAWHSAGTYRISDGRGGGGRGQQRFAPLNSWPDNGNLDKARRLLWPVKKKYGQSISWADLMILTGNVALEQMGFETFGFGGGRADVWEADEDVYWGPETTWLDDQRYTGDRELENPLGAVQMGLIYVNPEGPNGNPDPLAAARDIRETFRRMAMNDEETVALIAGGHTFGKTHGAGPADHVGNDPEAASMEEQGLGWKSTYGTGKGGDAITSGLEVTWTTKPTQWSNDFFDILFGYEWELTQSPAGANQWVAKDSEEIIPDAHDASKKRRPTMLTTDLSLRFDPIYGEISKRFHENPDQFADAFARAWYKLTHRDMGPKSLYLGPEVPAETLLWQDPLPQAEGETIDAADVTALKAKLLDSGLTVSQLVSTAWASASTFRGSDKRGGANGARIRLEPQRGWAVNDPDELAQVLRVLEGVQAEFNSGAKKVSLADLIVLGGAAGVEKAAKDAGVDVEVPFTPGRVDATEEHTDVESFAALEPTSDGFRNYLGKGNRLPAEYLLLDRANLLTLSAPELTVLVGGLRVLGANQGGSTHGVFTDTPGKLTNDFFVNLLDLGTEWKSTSSDQTTFEGRDAATGELKWTGTRADLVFGSNSELRALAEVYASDDAKEKFVNDFVAAWVKVSNLDRFDLV
- a CDS encoding alpha-lytic protease prodomain-containing protein — protein: MLGRHTAAGRRGAALTALGALVLTGVTSAAAADPPPASTAAQTLGADRPSAAVLRALERDLKLKPGQAAERLVNEAEAGVRAGRLRNALGEHFAGAWLRGATSAELTVATTHAADVSAIKAQGAQAAVVKQPLAELQAVKKELDTAAARVKTRDTPVWYVDVPTNRVVVQATKRSAATAFIKAAGLQGKGVGVRLSAQRPRLLADLVGGDAYYIEGTARCSIGFSVTKDQQQGFASAGHCGTKGDTTAGSNMAEQGTFQASTFPGKDMSWVGVNSGWTATADVEGEDGERTQVAGSVQALVGASICRSGSTTGWHCGTIEQHDTSVSYSQGTVNGVTETTVCAEPGDSGGPYVSGSQAQGVTSGGSGDCTDGGTTFYQPINPILSEFGLVLKTASGQAGTPAPEDNDAAETWAAGRVYEAGTTVTHAGVRYQCVQTHQAQGAWSPSSTPALWQRL